A single genomic interval of Vibrio gallicus harbors:
- the tolQ gene encoding protein TolQ, giving the protein MNADINFIDLILEASFLVQLVMLTLVGMSIASWAMIINRSKIISTAYSQTQTFEDKFWSGKDLGKLYQEVKARKENISGIEEIFYAGFSEFARLRRTNVESPDFIMEGTGRAMRVAVAREVDDLETNLPFLATVGSISPYIGLFGTVWGIMHAFIALGQVKQATLAMVAPGIAEALIATAMGLFAAIPAVMFYNRLSNRVGKLEHSYATFSEEFHAILHRQAMSDKA; this is encoded by the coding sequence GTGAATGCGGATATCAATTTTATTGACCTAATTTTAGAAGCCAGCTTTCTGGTTCAACTGGTAATGCTAACCCTAGTAGGGATGTCTATTGCATCTTGGGCGATGATTATCAACCGCAGTAAGATCATCTCGACTGCATACTCTCAAACGCAAACCTTTGAAGATAAGTTCTGGTCTGGTAAAGACCTTGGTAAATTATACCAAGAGGTAAAAGCGCGCAAAGAGAACATCTCTGGTATCGAAGAGATTTTCTATGCAGGCTTCTCTGAGTTTGCTCGTTTGCGTCGTACCAATGTTGAGTCACCAGACTTTATTATGGAAGGTACGGGACGTGCGATGCGCGTTGCGGTTGCTCGTGAAGTAGATGACCTTGAAACCAACCTACCATTCTTAGCAACTGTTGGTTCGATCAGTCCTTATATCGGACTGTTCGGTACGGTTTGGGGGATTATGCATGCCTTTATCGCGCTAGGGCAGGTTAAGCAAGCGACTTTAGCTATGGTTGCGCCTGGTATTGCAGAGGCATTGATTGCTACTGCAATGGGGCTGTTTGCGGCGATCCCTGCGGTTATGTTCTACAACCGCCTGAGTAATCGAGTGGGTAAACTAGAGCATTCATACGCCACTTTTTCTGAAGAATTCCATGCTATCTTGCACCGTCAAGCGATGAGTGATAAGGCGTAA
- the aspS gene encoding aspartate--tRNA ligase produces MRSHYCGQLNKSLVGQTVELCGWVNRRRDLGGLIFIDMRDREGIVQVVVDPDMADVFKTANQLRNEFCIKLTGEVRARPESQINKEMTTGEVELLATGLEIINRSDVLPLDFNQKNSEEQRLKYRYLDLRRPEMSDRIKLRAKASSFVRRFLDQNNFLDIETPVLTKATPEGARDYLVPSRVHKGSFYALPQSPQLFKQLLMMSGFDRYYQIVKCFRDEDLRADRQPEFTQIDIETSFMSADQVRATTEKMIREMWQELLNIDLGQFPVMPFSEAIRRFGSDKPDLRNPMELVDVADLVKDVEFKVFSGPANDEKGRVAVLRVPGGAKLTRKQIDGYAEFVGIYGAKGLAWMKVNDLEAGLEGIQSPVAKFLNQDVINGILERTDAQSGDIILFGADKANVVAEAMGSLRLKVGQDLELTDTSAWKPLWVVDFPMFEEDGEGNLHAMHHPFTSPLGVSPEELKANPAAANSDAYDMVINGYEVGGGSVRIHNAEMQATVFDILGIDEAEQQLKFGFLLDALKYGTPPHAGLAFGLDRLVMLLCGTDNIRDVIAFPKTTAAACLLTNAPSLANPAALQELAIAVTAAKKDAE; encoded by the coding sequence ATGCGTAGCCATTATTGTGGTCAACTGAACAAATCCCTTGTGGGACAAACGGTAGAATTGTGCGGCTGGGTTAACCGTCGTCGTGATTTAGGCGGTCTTATCTTTATCGATATGCGTGATCGTGAAGGTATCGTTCAGGTTGTTGTTGATCCGGATATGGCTGATGTATTCAAAACCGCGAACCAGTTGCGTAATGAATTCTGCATTAAGCTAACCGGTGAAGTTCGTGCACGCCCAGAGAGTCAAATCAACAAAGAGATGACAACTGGCGAGGTTGAACTGCTTGCTACTGGTCTTGAAATCATTAACCGTTCAGATGTTCTTCCTTTGGATTTCAATCAAAAGAACTCTGAAGAGCAACGTCTTAAGTATCGTTACCTAGACTTACGTCGCCCTGAAATGAGCGATCGTATTAAACTGCGTGCTAAAGCATCAAGCTTTGTACGTCGTTTCTTAGACCAAAACAATTTCTTAGATATTGAAACACCAGTACTGACTAAAGCGACGCCAGAAGGTGCTCGTGATTATTTGGTACCGAGCCGTGTGCATAAAGGTAGCTTCTACGCACTTCCTCAATCACCACAGCTTTTCAAACAGCTTCTGATGATGTCAGGTTTTGACCGTTACTATCAAATCGTTAAGTGTTTCCGAGATGAAGACTTACGCGCTGACCGTCAGCCAGAGTTTACTCAGATAGATATCGAAACCTCTTTCATGTCAGCTGACCAAGTGCGTGCAACCACTGAAAAAATGATTCGTGAAATGTGGCAAGAACTGCTGAATATCGACCTAGGTCAGTTCCCAGTTATGCCATTTAGTGAAGCGATTCGCCGTTTTGGTAGTGACAAGCCAGACCTTCGTAACCCAATGGAGTTGGTTGACGTTGCAGACCTTGTAAAAGACGTTGAGTTTAAGGTGTTCTCTGGCCCTGCAAACGATGAAAAGGGTCGCGTTGCGGTTCTGCGCGTACCAGGTGGTGCTAAACTGACTCGTAAGCAAATCGATGGCTACGCTGAATTTGTTGGTATTTACGGCGCTAAAGGCCTTGCTTGGATGAAAGTGAATGACCTTGAAGCTGGCCTAGAAGGTATCCAGTCTCCGGTTGCTAAATTCTTAAACCAAGATGTTATTAATGGCATTCTAGAGCGTACTGATGCACAGTCAGGTGACATCATCTTGTTTGGTGCAGATAAAGCAAATGTTGTGGCTGAAGCTATGGGTTCACTGCGTCTAAAAGTGGGTCAAGACCTTGAGTTGACAGATACCTCTGCATGGAAACCATTGTGGGTTGTTGATTTCCCAATGTTTGAAGAAGACGGCGAAGGTAACTTGCATGCAATGCATCACCCATTCACCTCTCCATTAGGTGTGTCTCCTGAAGAGCTTAAAGCAAATCCTGCGGCTGCGAACTCTGATGCTTACGATATGGTTATCAACGGCTACGAAGTTGGTGGCGGTTCAGTGCGTATTCATAACGCCGAAATGCAAGCTACTGTATTTGATATCCTAGGTATCGATGAAGCAGAGCAACAGCTTAAGTTTGGCTTCTTGTTAGACGCGCTTAAATACGGTACACCACCGCATGCTGGTTTAGCATTTGGTTTGGATCGCTTGGTAATGCTTTTATGTGGTACAGATAATATTCGTGACGTGATTGCATTCCCTAAAACGACCGCAGCCGCATGTCTATTGACCAACGCTCCAAGTCTAGCGAATCCAGCGGCTCTTCAAGAGCTCGCTATTGCAGTGACTGCTGCTAAAAAAGATGCAGAATAA
- the ruvC gene encoding crossover junction endodeoxyribonuclease RuvC, with protein sequence MTIILGIDPGSRITGYGVIRQTGRKLQYMGSGCIRTSEKELPGRLKQIYAGVSEIITQFNPEVFAIEQVFMSKNADSALKLGQARGSAIVAAVNADLPVFEYAARLIKQAVTGTGGADKAQVQHMVQQMLSLPAKPQADAADALGVAICHANTNKTLVALAGRATSARRGRYR encoded by the coding sequence ATGACCATTATCTTAGGGATAGATCCGGGCTCTAGAATTACTGGCTATGGGGTAATTCGCCAAACTGGCAGAAAGCTTCAATATATGGGGAGCGGGTGTATTCGCACCTCTGAAAAAGAGCTTCCAGGGCGCTTAAAGCAGATCTATGCTGGGGTGAGTGAAATCATTACCCAGTTTAATCCTGAAGTGTTTGCTATTGAGCAAGTGTTTATGTCCAAAAATGCAGATTCTGCTCTGAAACTTGGGCAAGCGAGGGGCAGTGCTATCGTGGCGGCAGTTAACGCGGATCTGCCTGTGTTTGAATACGCAGCCCGGCTTATAAAACAAGCAGTCACTGGAACTGGTGGCGCGGATAAGGCTCAGGTGCAACATATGGTTCAGCAGATGCTAAGCCTGCCAGCTAAGCCACAAGCCGATGCTGCCGATGCGCTTGGTGTCGCTATATGTCACGCAAACACCAATAAAACCTTAGTCGCCTTAGCGGGTCGTGCAACCTCAGCAAGGCGTGGTCGTTACCGTTAA
- the ybgC gene encoding tol-pal system-associated acyl-CoA thioesterase: MTTTSTNENSTFDWPIRIYYEDTDAGGIVYHSNYLKYFERARTELLRAKGVSQQLLLEQQLGFVVKHMDIDFLQGAQLDQELTVKTHVSQLKRVSLDFCQEIVNLDGKVLCRAVVRVACINTSKMKPTAIPNFIISEFS; the protein is encoded by the coding sequence ATGACCACAACCTCTACAAATGAGAACTCGACATTTGATTGGCCCATCCGTATCTACTATGAAGATACCGATGCCGGTGGGATCGTATACCATTCAAATTATTTAAAATACTTTGAACGAGCAAGAACTGAATTATTAAGAGCCAAGGGCGTGAGTCAGCAGCTCTTATTAGAACAACAACTGGGTTTTGTTGTTAAGCATATGGATATCGATTTTTTACAGGGTGCACAACTCGACCAAGAATTGACGGTAAAAACACACGTTTCGCAATTAAAACGTGTCTCTTTGGATTTTTGTCAAGAGATAGTCAATCTCGATGGGAAGGTATTGTGCAGGGCAGTGGTTCGGGTAGCATGTATTAATACATCAAAAATGAAGCCAACTGCAATTCCAAATTTTATTATCTCGGAGTTTTCGTAA
- the cydX gene encoding cytochrome bd-I oxidase subunit CydX, translating to MWYFAWILGVLLACAFGIINALWLEHTEMMDQDKID from the coding sequence ATGTGGTATTTCGCTTGGATTCTAGGTGTGTTACTAGCTTGTGCTTTTGGTATCATCAATGCGCTGTGGTTAGAACACACAGAGATGATGGACCAAGATAAAATAGATTAA
- the ruvA gene encoding Holliday junction branch migration protein RuvA: MIGRLRGTLLEKQPPELLIEVSGIGYEVQMPMSCFYELPDVGQEAIVYTHFVVREDAQLLYGFNTVSERALFREVIKANGVGPKLGLGILSGMTASQFVSCVENEDISTLVKLPGVGKKTAERLVVEMKDRLKGWGAGDLFTPATDAAPIDSHQSRDDAAVEEAVSALLALGYKPQIASKVISQIAKPDMSSEMLIKEALRAMV, translated from the coding sequence GTGATAGGACGTTTACGAGGCACTCTTTTAGAGAAGCAGCCACCAGAATTATTGATTGAAGTCTCCGGTATTGGCTATGAAGTTCAAATGCCAATGAGCTGTTTTTATGAGCTGCCTGATGTAGGACAAGAAGCAATTGTATATACACATTTTGTAGTACGTGAAGATGCTCAATTATTGTATGGATTCAACACGGTTTCTGAGCGCGCACTATTTAGAGAAGTGATCAAAGCCAATGGCGTAGGCCCAAAACTAGGGCTAGGTATCTTATCTGGAATGACTGCGTCACAATTTGTAAGTTGTGTAGAGAATGAAGATATCTCAACGCTAGTTAAGCTGCCAGGAGTTGGTAAAAAGACTGCTGAGCGCCTGGTGGTTGAGATGAAAGACCGCCTTAAAGGCTGGGGAGCAGGAGATCTCTTTACACCGGCTACGGATGCCGCTCCAATTGATAGCCATCAATCGCGCGATGATGCGGCTGTGGAAGAAGCAGTTAGCGCATTGCTTGCGTTAGGCTACAAACCTCAGATAGCGTCTAAAGTGATCTCTCAAATAGCTAAGCCAGATATGAGCAGTGAAATGCTGATTAAAGAAGCTCTAAGAGCTATGGTATAA
- the cydA gene encoding cytochrome ubiquinol oxidase subunit I, which yields MIDVVDLSRLQFALTAMYHFLFVPLTLGMAFLLAIMESVYVMTGKQIYKDMTKFWGKLFGINFALGVATGLTMEFQFGTNWSYYSHYVGDIFGAPLAIEALVAFFLESTFVGLFFFGWDRLSKRQHLCVTWLVAIGSNFSALWILIANGWMQHPVGAEFNFETMRMEMVSFSEVILNPVAQVKFVHTVASGYTAGAMFVLGISSYYLLKGRDVAFARRSFAIAASFGMAAILSVLVLGDESGYEMGAVQKVKLAAVEAEWHTEPAPAAFTAFGIPNQETMETDYAIKIPYAMGIIATRSLDTQVTGLRDLREQNVDRIRNGMNAYALLEKLRGGDRSEENKAAFDDVKHDLGYGLLLKRYTDKVVDATEDQIQAAADDTIPTVWPLFWSFRIMVGCGVIMLLVFGLTFVQTCRQKIQQKPWILKAALWSIPLPWIAIEAGWFVAEFGRQPWAVGEILPTSVAASALTVGQLWSSLIAIIALYTVFLIAEAYLMVKFARKGPSSLKTGRYHFEQEGNQDAQSRVERQVEA from the coding sequence ATGATAGATGTAGTTGATCTGTCGCGGCTGCAGTTTGCGCTGACAGCAATGTATCACTTTCTATTCGTCCCTCTTACCTTAGGTATGGCCTTCTTGCTTGCTATTATGGAATCCGTTTACGTGATGACAGGTAAGCAGATTTACAAGGATATGACTAAGTTTTGGGGCAAATTATTCGGTATTAACTTCGCTCTCGGCGTTGCTACCGGCCTTACCATGGAGTTCCAGTTTGGAACGAACTGGTCTTACTATTCTCACTATGTAGGTGATATATTCGGTGCACCATTAGCGATTGAAGCCTTAGTCGCTTTCTTCTTAGAATCCACCTTTGTTGGATTATTCTTCTTCGGTTGGGATCGCCTATCTAAGCGTCAGCACTTATGTGTGACTTGGTTAGTTGCAATTGGCTCAAACTTTTCTGCGCTTTGGATTCTGATTGCCAACGGTTGGATGCAACACCCAGTGGGCGCGGAGTTTAACTTCGAGACCATGCGTATGGAAATGGTGAGTTTCTCCGAGGTGATTCTAAACCCAGTCGCTCAGGTTAAATTCGTACATACTGTAGCGTCAGGCTATACCGCAGGTGCGATGTTCGTTCTGGGCATTAGTTCTTACTATCTACTCAAAGGTCGTGATGTAGCATTTGCTCGTCGTTCGTTTGCGATTGCCGCTTCTTTTGGTATGGCAGCCATTCTTTCTGTTCTGGTCCTTGGTGATGAGTCGGGTTATGAAATGGGCGCAGTACAAAAAGTGAAGCTAGCAGCGGTTGAAGCCGAGTGGCATACCGAGCCAGCTCCAGCAGCGTTCACCGCATTTGGTATTCCAAATCAAGAAACAATGGAAACGGATTATGCGATTAAGATCCCATACGCTATGGGTATTATTGCAACCCGTTCACTCGATACGCAGGTAACAGGCCTACGTGATCTTCGTGAACAAAACGTTGATCGTATTCGTAATGGTATGAATGCCTATGCGCTTTTAGAAAAACTACGTGGCGGAGATCGCAGCGAAGAGAATAAAGCCGCATTTGATGATGTGAAGCATGATCTTGGTTATGGCTTACTACTTAAGCGTTATACCGACAAGGTTGTTGATGCAACCGAAGATCAGATCCAAGCTGCTGCGGATGACACTATCCCTACCGTTTGGCCACTATTCTGGTCATTCCGTATTATGGTTGGCTGTGGGGTTATCATGCTATTGGTGTTTGGTCTTACCTTTGTTCAGACTTGTCGCCAAAAAATCCAACAGAAGCCTTGGATACTTAAAGCTGCACTATGGAGTATTCCACTACCATGGATTGCGATTGAAGCAGGCTGGTTTGTTGCAGAATTTGGTCGTCAGCCATGGGCTGTGGGTGAAATATTGCCTACCAGTGTAGCGGCATCTGCGCTAACGGTTGGTCAATTGTGGAGCTCCCTAATTGCCATTATAGCTCTATACACTGTATTCCTAATTGCAGAAGCTTATCTAATGGTTAAGTTTGCTCGCAAGGGTCCAAGTAGCCTGAAAACAGGACGTTATCACTTCGAACAAGAAGGCAATCAAGACGCACAATCTCGCGTTGAACGCCAAGTAGAAGCGTAA
- the cmoA gene encoding carboxy-S-adenosyl-L-methionine synthase CmoA, whose translation MSKDNIFSAPIDKIGDFTFDERVAEVFPDMIQRSVPGYSNIVSTIGMFAKRFATNGSNIYDLGCALGASTLSMRRNLEQVEECQIIAIDNSPAMVERCKLHINAYRSNTPVVVREDDIRNIDIQNASVVVLNFTLQFLSPDDRQALLQKIYNGLNTGGILILSEKYVFDDNQTHELLIDLHHDFKRANGYSELEISQKRSAIENVMLPDSIETHKARFSDIGFSSSEVWFQCFNFGSMFAIK comes from the coding sequence ATGAGCAAAGACAATATTTTTTCCGCTCCTATCGACAAGATAGGCGACTTCACCTTTGACGAACGCGTTGCTGAAGTATTTCCAGATATGATCCAGCGCTCAGTGCCAGGGTACAGCAACATAGTTTCAACCATCGGCATGTTTGCAAAACGCTTTGCAACCAACGGTTCAAATATCTATGACCTTGGCTGTGCACTTGGGGCGTCGACCCTATCCATGCGCCGCAACCTTGAGCAGGTTGAAGAGTGTCAAATCATCGCTATCGATAACTCGCCAGCAATGGTTGAACGTTGTAAACTGCATATCAACGCATACCGTTCGAATACTCCGGTAGTAGTGCGCGAAGATGATATCCGTAATATCGATATCCAAAACGCCTCAGTGGTGGTACTTAACTTCACACTGCAGTTTTTGTCACCAGATGACCGACAAGCATTACTGCAAAAGATTTATAACGGATTAAACACTGGCGGGATCCTGATCCTTTCTGAAAAATACGTCTTTGATGATAATCAGACGCATGAGTTACTCATCGATCTTCATCATGACTTTAAACGTGCCAACGGATACAGCGAACTGGAAATCAGTCAAAAGCGCAGTGCTATCGAAAACGTCATGTTACCGGATTCCATTGAAACCCATAAAGCTCGTTTTTCTGATATCGGATTTAGCAGCAGCGAGGTGTGGTTCCAGTGCTTTAATTTTGGTTCGATGTTCGCCATAAAATAG
- the cydB gene encoding cytochrome d ubiquinol oxidase subunit II yields the protein MFDYEVLRFIWWLLVGVLLVGFAVTDGFDMGVGALVPIIGKNDSERRVMINSIAPHWDGNQVWLITAGGALFAAWPLVYAVSFSGFYFAMILTLAALWLRPLGLDYRSKIEDPKWRNSWDICIAISGFVPPIIFGVAFGNLLQGIPFQLTDFMMPTYHGSFFGLLNPFALLCGLVSLAMIILQGATWLQMKTTADVHKRARTVAQLMGIATVALFAIAGVWIQSLNGYVVASQMDLAGPSNPLTKEVIVEAGAWMNNFAKYPAMWAAPIIGLAMPLLAALMSRIERGGFAFVFSSLGNAGIIFTAGLSMFPFVMPSSLNPSQSLTMWDATSSELTLNIMTVVAFVMVPIILAYTTWSYYKMFGRLDDKFIEENKNSLY from the coding sequence ATGTTTGATTATGAAGTTTTACGATTTATCTGGTGGTTGCTAGTTGGCGTATTGCTCGTTGGCTTTGCCGTTACCGATGGATTTGATATGGGAGTAGGGGCACTGGTTCCTATCATCGGCAAAAATGATAGCGAACGCCGCGTGATGATCAACTCAATTGCCCCCCATTGGGATGGCAACCAAGTATGGCTTATCACCGCTGGTGGCGCGTTGTTTGCGGCATGGCCTTTGGTTTATGCGGTCTCTTTTTCAGGGTTTTATTTTGCTATGATTCTGACTCTAGCCGCACTGTGGTTGCGTCCGCTAGGATTGGATTATCGTTCTAAGATTGAAGACCCGAAATGGCGTAATAGCTGGGACATCTGTATTGCCATTAGTGGCTTTGTTCCGCCGATTATATTTGGTGTGGCATTTGGTAACTTGCTGCAAGGCATACCATTTCAGCTGACTGATTTTATGATGCCTACTTACCATGGGTCATTCTTTGGTTTGCTTAACCCATTTGCACTGTTATGTGGATTAGTTAGCTTAGCTATGATTATTCTACAAGGTGCGACATGGTTACAGATGAAAACGACTGCTGATGTCCATAAACGTGCGCGTACCGTGGCACAGTTAATGGGGATTGCAACGGTTGCACTGTTTGCTATCGCAGGCGTTTGGATCCAAAGCCTGAATGGGTATGTGGTTGCCAGTCAAATGGACTTAGCAGGGCCGTCAAACCCACTCACTAAAGAGGTTATTGTAGAAGCGGGTGCTTGGATGAATAATTTCGCCAAATACCCTGCAATGTGGGCCGCACCTATTATAGGTTTGGCGATGCCACTACTTGCAGCCTTGATGTCTCGTATTGAGCGTGGCGGATTTGCATTCGTGTTCTCAAGCTTAGGTAATGCGGGCATTATTTTCACTGCGGGTCTTTCTATGTTCCCATTTGTGATGCCATCTAGCCTGAATCCATCTCAGAGTTTGACTATGTGGGATGCAACCTCAAGTGAATTAACCCTAAACATAATGACGGTTGTAGCGTTTGTTATGGTGCCAATTATCTTGGCTTATACCACTTGGAGTTACTACAAGATGTTTGGTCGTTTGGATGATAAGTTCATCGAAGAAAACAAGAATTCACTTTATTAA
- the ruvB gene encoding Holliday junction branch migration DNA helicase RuvB → MIEADRLIAADSPVFKDEEAIDRAIRPKKLEDYRGQDHVRSQMEIFIKAAQMRGEALDHLLIFGPPGLGKTTLANIVANEMGVSIRTTSGPVLEKAGDLAALLTNLEENDVLFIDEIHRLSPVVEEVLYPAMEDYQLDIMIGEGPAARSIKIDLPPFTLIGATTRAGSLTSPLRDRFGITQRLEYYKIEDLQHIVQRSADCLDLSMASEGALEVARRARGTPRIANRLLRRVRDYAEVKGNGHIDDDTADKALNMLDVDSLGFDYMDRKLLLAIIEKFSGGPVGLDNMAAAIGEEKDTIEDVLEPYLIQQGYLQRTPRGRIVTERAYLHFGFDVEK, encoded by the coding sequence ATGATAGAAGCGGATCGATTAATCGCAGCCGACAGTCCTGTTTTTAAAGATGAAGAAGCAATAGACAGAGCTATTCGTCCCAAAAAGCTTGAGGATTATCGAGGCCAAGACCATGTACGTAGCCAGATGGAGATCTTCATTAAGGCTGCACAAATGCGTGGTGAGGCGTTAGATCATTTACTTATTTTTGGACCTCCAGGTCTGGGTAAGACTACGCTTGCCAACATTGTCGCCAATGAAATGGGAGTGAGTATCCGCACCACTTCAGGCCCTGTACTCGAAAAAGCAGGGGACTTGGCCGCACTGCTGACTAACCTCGAAGAGAATGATGTTTTATTTATCGACGAAATCCATCGCTTAAGCCCAGTGGTTGAAGAGGTGCTATATCCGGCAATGGAAGACTATCAGCTTGATATTATGATAGGCGAGGGACCTGCCGCTCGTTCAATTAAAATCGATCTCCCACCTTTTACTCTTATCGGTGCAACTACACGAGCAGGTTCATTGACCTCACCGCTGCGCGACCGTTTTGGCATCACACAAAGGCTTGAATACTATAAGATTGAAGATCTGCAACACATAGTTCAACGCAGTGCCGATTGCTTAGATCTTTCCATGGCTTCTGAAGGGGCGCTAGAGGTTGCCAGACGAGCTCGTGGCACGCCTCGTATTGCCAACCGTTTACTGCGTCGGGTTAGAGATTACGCTGAAGTCAAAGGCAATGGTCATATTGATGATGATACAGCGGATAAAGCTCTTAATATGCTAGATGTCGATAGCCTCGGGTTTGACTATATGGATCGCAAGTTATTGTTAGCGATTATAGAGAAATTTTCGGGCGGCCCGGTTGGGTTAGACAATATGGCAGCTGCAATTGGTGAGGAAAAGGACACTATCGAGGATGTTCTTGAGCCATATCTGATTCAGCAAGGATATTTACAACGCACCCCACGGGGCAGAATTGTTACCGAAAGGGCGTATTTGCATTTCGGGTTTGATGTAGAAAAGTAG